GCACGCACTCGGGGTCACGCACTCGCAAACTGCGCTGGACGAACCACTTGGTGGCTGGACAGCCACCATGACAAAGGTCGTAGCGCGAGCAACCGCCACAGGAGCCGGCTCCCATCTGGCGGTAGAAAGCAAAGACCGGCGAGTGCTGCCAGATCTCACGAAAGCTCTGTTCGTGTAAGTTACCAGCCTCGAATTCGGGCGTTTGGAAGAAGGCGCAGGGATAGACCTCGCCTTCAGGACAGATACAGCAGGTGGCGGTCGCCGCGCCGCACATGTCCAGGCCCGCCAGGCGCTCGCCAAAGGCATTCAGGTGGAAAAACGAGTCAGCAGTCAACACATCGGGATGCTCCCGCAGCCAGGCCACAAAGCCGCGATACTGCTCGCGTGTGGGATGTAGCTCTTCCCATACTGCGCGCCCGCGTCCAGAAGGGCGCAGACGTGTCACGCGCAGTTTGGCCCCAAAGCTGCTGGCGATCTCATAGAGGCGATCCAATTCGGGGAAACTATAGCGCGTCAGGACGCTATTGACGGTTAAGCTCAGGCCCTCGGCAGCCAGACGCTCCAGACCGCGCATGGCTCGTCGAAAGGCATCTTGCCCACGAATCCGATCATTGGTCTCAGGGGTGGCACCGTCCAGGCTGACCTGAAAATAAATCGGCTCCAGAGCAGCCAGGCGGCGAGCGCGCTCAGGCGTGATCAGGGTGCCATTCGTGCTGACGCACATCACCAGGTCACGCTCACGGCAACGCTCCAACACACGCCAGATGCCCGGATACATGAACGGCTCGCCGCCTCCAAAGTGGATCTGGAAGACCTGCATCTCAGCCAGCTCATCGACCACTGCCAGGGCTTGCTCTGTCGTCAGCTCACGCCGACGGCGCTTCCCCGAGGATGAGAGGCAATGCACGCACGTCAGATTGCAGGCCGCCGTGATCTCCCAGGTTACCGTGATGGGCGCCGAGAGTCCTCCCTGCAGGAAACGCTGCGAGCCGCTGGTCTGTGTGAGTGAGGGCGGGCTGCCGGTCTCGGCAAAGGCAGCTTTGGCCAGAGGGTGAAGAGCACCAGGCTCAGGCCGCCCTTGGCCCCCGCTCCCGCTCCGCCCACGGTGACGCCCATGAAACTGTACGAATTGGGTCATGCCCTTCTGCTCCTTCTTCTACGAGTGCTTCGCCCGGCTGCTTGTGGCTATCCTGCCCGCCGTAGAGAGACAGGCCGGGGTCTAGACAACTGTCACCTTGCTCGCTCTATTGCGCCGCTGCCTCGCCAGGCGCCAGCTCAGCCACTGGCTCGGCCTCTAGATAGCCGCGTTTCAGCAGCTCAGCGAGTGCCGCAGAGAGGCGGGCTTTGGCTTCTGCCGAGAAGACTTGCTGTTCGATGGCCGCGCTGAGATCGCCTGCAAACTGCTCTCGTGCCAAGAGCAGTAGCTCTATCAGACGTGGAGAATTGATGAACGAGAGCGAGCCTCGATCAGCACAGCCATATTTATAGAGGATGCCGCCAAAGGCTTCACGCCGAATCTTGACCTCGGGTAGCAAACGATAGCGGGAGCCTGCCGAATGTGCAGTCATGGTCATAGGAGTCCTTCCTCCTACCTGGTAGCCTGGTAGGTAGTCAGACAGATAGGCAGCCTGTCTATAGAACGATCTGGAAACCATTGGTTCCCTGCACGCCACCTCAAGTCCGCTCACACAGTACGCGAGCGGACTTGGCAAGTACCCTATACAGAGGAAGCATACTCAGAGATCTATCCCAGCGTCAAGGCCGCGGCTCCGAAGCGTTAGATACTCTAGGGGAGAGTGCAAGAGACCCCGTCCACGGCTCCCCTTTGTTAGCTAAAAGACTTGGCAGACAAGAGACCGCGTGCTACACTTGCCTGGATCTTAACTAACAGTAAGCAAGATCGATAGAAGAGGCACAACAGGCAAGAGAGCACCAAAACTGTTTCGAGATAGACGCAAGGATCGAACGTCATGAATATCCATTCGGCCATACGCCGTCTCAACCAGGTCTTCATCGTGCTCTTCCTCGGGCTAAGCCTTGGGCTGGTCTACTGGCAAGTGGCAGTTGCGCAACAGGTTACGTCGAATATTCATAATATTCGCCAGTGCATGAAGGATCATGCTCCAGTACGTGGCAAGATCTATGACCGCAATGGGGTACTTCTGGCCGAGTCCAAGCCGATTGACCCCAACAACCCCTTTAAGGGGGCGCTCTGCGGCTACC
The sequence above is a segment of the Thermogemmatispora onikobensis genome. Coding sequences within it:
- the mftC gene encoding mycofactocin radical SAM maturase (MftC is a radical SAM/SPASM enzyme that catalyzes the first two steps in biosynthesis of the electron carrier mycofactocin from the terminal Val-Tyr dipeptide of the precursor peptide MftA.), producing MTQFVQFHGRHRGRSGSGGQGRPEPGALHPLAKAAFAETGSPPSLTQTSGSQRFLQGGLSAPITVTWEITAACNLTCVHCLSSSGKRRRRELTTEQALAVVDELAEMQVFQIHFGGGEPFMYPGIWRVLERCRERDLVMCVSTNGTLITPERARRLAALEPIYFQVSLDGATPETNDRIRGQDAFRRAMRGLERLAAEGLSLTVNSVLTRYSFPELDRLYEIASSFGAKLRVTRLRPSGRGRAVWEELHPTREQYRGFVAWLREHPDVLTADSFFHLNAFGERLAGLDMCGAATATCCICPEGEVYPCAFFQTPEFEAGNLHEQSFREIWQHSPVFAFYRQMGAGSCGGCSRYDLCHGGCPATKWFVQRSLRVRDPECVLADVPRHIQLVLQEASCSSPAGSEYALP
- the mftB gene encoding mycofactocin biosynthesis chaperone MftB (MftB, a small protein, is a peptide chaperone that assists the radical SAM enzyme MftC in performing two modifications to the C-terminal Val-Tyr dipeptide of the mycofactocin precursor peptide, MftA. MftB's role is analogous to the role of PqqD in the biosynthesis of PQQ, a cofactor that derives entirely from a Tyr and a Glu in the precursor PqqA.), with the protein product MTMTAHSAGSRYRLLPEVKIRREAFGGILYKYGCADRGSLSFINSPRLIELLLLAREQFAGDLSAAIEQQVFSAEAKARLSAALAELLKRGYLEAEPVAELAPGEAAAQ